The proteins below are encoded in one region of Fervidicoccaceae archaeon:
- a CDS encoding KaiC domain-containing protein, producing MTPQGSDLERLRTGVEGFDELIEGGIPRGFFVAIVGEPGSGKTVFCIHFAWAGVSDGDNVIYVTTEESRESIIRQAAQFDMNFSEAIERGKLIVLDALMRGKEDEWSILELDVEQLVAKVIEAKRRMGYGRTRLVVDSMSAFWLDKPVAARKLSYYVKRVLYKWDMTALLVSQYAVTSEMAYGFGLEHVADGIIRFKKTISQGVLKRYVLVEKMRQTAHDLRVHEIEIRPRLGMRVLRPTPYRAEDLRMPREVAEKLRERAADSRPGSAEKSR from the coding sequence GTGACGCCGCAGGGCTCAGATCTAGAGAGATTGAGGACGGGCGTCGAGGGTTTCGACGAGCTGATCGAGGGGGGGATACCGAGGGGATTCTTCGTAGCTATCGTCGGCGAGCCCGGCTCGGGGAAGACAGTCTTCTGCATACACTTCGCGTGGGCTGGCGTGTCAGACGGTGATAACGTGATCTACGTCACGACCGAAGAGAGCAGAGAGTCGATAATCAGGCAGGCGGCTCAATTCGACATGAACTTCTCCGAGGCTATCGAGAGGGGCAAGCTCATCGTCTTGGACGCCCTCATGAGGGGGAAGGAGGATGAGTGGAGTATCCTCGAGCTAGACGTCGAGCAGCTCGTGGCCAAGGTAATCGAGGCGAAACGGAGAATGGGATACGGCAGAACTAGGCTGGTCGTCGATAGCATGAGCGCGTTCTGGCTCGATAAGCCCGTGGCGGCCAGGAAGCTCAGCTACTATGTCAAGCGAGTGCTGTACAAGTGGGACATGACGGCTCTTCTCGTGTCTCAGTACGCGGTGACGAGCGAGATGGCCTATGGCTTTGGCCTGGAGCACGTGGCCGACGGCATAATCAGGTTCAAGAAGACGATCTCTCAGGGCGTCCTGAAGAGGTATGTATTGGTAGAGAAGATGCGCCAGACCGCTCACGACCTGAGAGTCCACGAGATCGAAATAAGACCGAGGCTCGGCATGAGGGTCCTCAGGCCCACCCCCTACAGAGCCGAGGACCTGAGGATGCCGCGCGAGGTGGCCGAGAAGCTTAGGGAGAGGGCGGCCGACTCGAGGCCCGGCTCCGCCGAGAAGAGCAGATAG
- a CDS encoding winged helix-turn-helix domain-containing protein, whose amino-acid sequence MGARSGELPLSSRGKAKILRVLYSLGEVNITRIVRETRLNHRAVSRHLREMTEAGLVIERTLGRSKLYSLNYADPRVLALRDALEALEEVGWT is encoded by the coding sequence TTGGGCGCGCGGAGCGGCGAGCTCCCACTGAGTAGCCGAGGCAAGGCGAAGATACTGCGCGTGTTATACTCTCTAGGAGAGGTCAACATTACGAGGATCGTGAGGGAGACGCGCCTCAACCACAGAGCAGTCTCGAGGCATTTAAGAGAGATGACCGAGGCGGGGCTGGTGATCGAGAGGACCCTGGGCAGGTCTAAGCTCTACTCGCTCAACTACGCGGACCCCAGAGTCCTGGCTTTGAGAGACGCGCTCGAGGCGCTAGAGGAGGTCGGCTGGACGTGA
- a CDS encoding ORC1-type DNA replication protein → MSAEDLVESVIGAPSVFRDKSVLYPEYLPQRLPHREKQLRALAQAFKQALVSPGSASQRVVLVGGYGTGKTATARVFGKLLETAASKRGLSLTYVHVNCYKARTFPQVLLTIARELGLSVPQRGLSAQEVLRGILDELDRRKRHAIIALDEFDYFLSVNAGTPSIYSLIRLYDDEPARPKRVHFLMITRSTRALEGLEPAVSTFFLRSVVDFPPYTSRELRDILSDRAALAFHEGTVDEEVIKYVAYLEGIDGEGGGSARTALEILARAGESADSAGRGHVTMDDVRRAHVVVKPELAMLEDTVAALDDHKLLLLLAVVKSLRGSGAPFVRIGDVERLYRALCESYGVRSRRHTQVYTHVMDLRNMHVVQTKSSGKGYRGKSTLVGVSGAPLDLLERRLEELLERRAVGRAERRAPTE, encoded by the coding sequence TTGTCGGCGGAGGACCTCGTGGAGAGCGTGATAGGGGCCCCCAGCGTTTTCCGGGACAAATCTGTCCTCTACCCGGAGTATCTTCCCCAGAGGCTGCCTCACCGCGAGAAGCAGTTGAGAGCGCTGGCTCAGGCCTTCAAGCAAGCTCTAGTCTCGCCGGGGTCGGCGAGCCAGAGGGTTGTTCTCGTTGGCGGCTACGGCACGGGTAAGACCGCGACGGCCAGGGTCTTCGGCAAGCTTCTCGAGACGGCGGCCTCGAAGCGAGGGCTGAGTCTCACCTACGTCCACGTCAACTGCTACAAGGCCAGGACCTTTCCCCAAGTTCTCCTGACCATAGCGAGAGAACTGGGCCTCTCCGTGCCCCAGCGAGGGTTGAGTGCGCAGGAGGTCCTAAGGGGTATACTCGACGAGCTGGATAGGAGGAAGCGCCACGCGATAATAGCCCTCGACGAGTTCGACTACTTCCTCTCGGTCAACGCGGGGACTCCATCGATCTACTCGTTGATAAGGCTCTACGATGACGAGCCCGCCCGCCCCAAGAGAGTCCACTTCTTGATGATCACGAGAAGCACTCGTGCGCTCGAGGGGCTCGAGCCCGCCGTGAGCACGTTCTTTCTGAGAAGCGTCGTGGACTTCCCGCCCTACACGTCCAGAGAGCTAAGGGACATACTGAGCGATAGAGCGGCGCTGGCGTTCCATGAGGGCACGGTCGACGAAGAGGTGATAAAGTACGTGGCCTATCTTGAGGGGATAGACGGAGAAGGGGGAGGGAGCGCGAGGACCGCGCTCGAGATATTGGCCCGGGCCGGGGAGAGCGCAGACAGCGCGGGCAGAGGTCACGTCACGATGGACGACGTGAGGAGGGCCCATGTCGTCGTGAAGCCGGAGCTTGCCATGCTTGAGGACACCGTCGCGGCGTTGGACGATCACAAGCTCCTCCTGCTACTCGCCGTGGTCAAATCGCTCAGGGGGTCGGGCGCGCCCTTCGTTAGAATAGGAGACGTGGAGAGGCTCTACAGGGCCCTCTGCGAGAGCTACGGCGTGAGGTCGAGGAGACACACGCAGGTCTACACGCACGTCATGGACCTGAGGAACATGCACGTGGTGCAGACGAAGAGCAGCGGAAAAGGCTATAGGGGCAAGAGCACGCTCGTCGGCGTGAGCGGAGCCCCGCTTGATTTACTCGAGAGGAGACTCGAGGAGTTGCTCGAGAGGAGGGCAGTTGGGCGCGCGGAGCGGCGAGCTCCCACTGAGTAG
- a CDS encoding MmgE/PrpD family protein, protein MAKSTILEEIVSASVREVERSGEAQLERVKLLMGDLVSVASAGFLSDPKPLQLYSLLARESGGPSTVFGLWTKTETLCAVIVNAFSAHTLELDDWLANSLMYVGASIVPAVLAFAERSGSTLLRAARAVMLGYEVAGRIGLLLGRRHYRHWHTSSTAGGGGVAAALVYLTEGASVEDIVKAVYAAMLYAAGLRTKIWKNLAVKPFSPAHAAFVGLSSLALKSFISRVDEIFSSSNGLCSLMDGECSVELALNPPWRYAVEVTLHKLFPVSRCAQTSVKAALELHGKVEPERVREVRLETFDEAYRLADIVYPLTVEEARFSLSFLVSACIARGWRGIYDLKSSLHDARVRELESKVRVEAREDFAAIYPERQPARVVVETVNGEVLESYEEKPLGSPSDPRLRSLIESKISMLSEISGDFVSRLFCKHLMSADPEATVVELIEGAKRGTQELCRSRRA, encoded by the coding sequence ATGGCTAAGAGCACGATCCTCGAGGAGATAGTCTCGGCCTCGGTCCGCGAGGTCGAGCGCTCAGGCGAGGCTCAACTCGAGAGGGTCAAGCTGCTCATGGGCGATCTCGTGAGCGTGGCAAGTGCCGGCTTCCTCTCCGACCCCAAGCCTCTTCAGCTCTACTCACTCCTAGCGCGCGAGTCGGGGGGGCCCAGCACGGTCTTCGGCCTGTGGACCAAGACGGAGACCCTATGCGCGGTCATAGTCAACGCCTTCTCGGCCCACACGCTGGAGTTGGACGACTGGCTAGCCAACAGCCTAATGTACGTTGGGGCCTCGATCGTGCCGGCCGTGCTGGCCTTCGCCGAGAGGAGCGGGTCAACTCTATTGAGAGCGGCGAGGGCCGTGATGCTGGGCTACGAGGTGGCCGGCAGGATCGGCCTCCTGCTCGGCAGGAGGCACTACAGGCACTGGCACACGAGCTCCACGGCAGGGGGCGGCGGAGTGGCCGCCGCCCTGGTGTATCTCACCGAGGGGGCCAGCGTCGAGGACATAGTCAAGGCGGTCTACGCGGCCATGCTCTACGCTGCCGGCCTGAGGACCAAGATATGGAAGAACCTCGCGGTGAAGCCTTTCAGCCCCGCCCACGCCGCGTTCGTGGGCTTGTCGTCGCTTGCTCTAAAGTCGTTTATCAGCAGGGTCGACGAGATTTTCTCAAGCTCGAACGGCCTGTGCTCGCTCATGGACGGAGAGTGCTCGGTGGAGCTAGCCCTGAACCCGCCGTGGAGGTACGCCGTCGAGGTCACGCTCCACAAGCTCTTCCCGGTATCTCGCTGCGCTCAGACCTCCGTTAAGGCTGCCCTCGAGCTCCACGGAAAGGTTGAGCCGGAGCGTGTGAGAGAGGTGAGGCTCGAGACCTTCGATGAAGCTTATAGACTCGCCGACATCGTTTACCCGCTCACGGTCGAAGAGGCGAGGTTCAGCCTGAGCTTTCTGGTGAGCGCGTGCATAGCTAGGGGCTGGCGCGGCATCTACGACTTAAAGTCGAGCCTTCACGACGCGCGAGTCAGAGAACTCGAGTCCAAGGTGAGAGTGGAGGCCCGCGAGGACTTCGCCGCGATTTACCCGGAGAGGCAGCCGGCGCGCGTGGTAGTTGAGACGGTGAACGGGGAGGTTCTAGAATCTTACGAGGAGAAGCCCCTCGGGTCTCCCTCGGATCCGAGGCTCAGGAGCCTCATTGAGTCTAAAATCTCGATGCTCTCCGAGATCTCCGGCGATTTCGTCTCCCGCCTCTTCTGCAAGCACCTGATGAGCGCCGACCCCGAGGCCACCGTGGTCGAGCTGATCGAGGGAGCGAAGCGCGGCACTCAGGAGCTCTGCCGCTCTCGTCGGGCCTGA
- a CDS encoding pyridoxal phosphate-dependent aminotransferase yields MRLSPLLEEVQGEQVHYYAAKARELERRRGVRVINFGVGQPDLDTPEHIKDEAKRALDAGFTGYTDAAGIRELREAIADYLRERTGADVRPDEVVVTTGGKTAIFMALAAAARPGSEVVIVEPAYYAYPQVVKFLGARPVYASMRWSPGRGHEFDVDEIARLIGERTSAVVLNSPHNPTGAVLEQRAMEEIVEEASRVGAAVISDEVYEWFVYEGSFASVLETSGWRDSAILVQSFSKTFRMTGWRLGYVVARRDVAEKLVNLAVTLYTCAPSFVQKAGVAALRGGLEEVEEMVRLFDERRRLAVELLRGVPGLEVPEPRGAFYVFPRAVRLLEASGLDERAFAERLLEEEGVLVTPGTVFPKEAGRGFVRLSYAMKKDLIVEGISRLRAFAERILSGARRC; encoded by the coding sequence TTGAGACTCAGCCCCCTCCTCGAGGAGGTCCAGGGAGAGCAGGTCCACTACTACGCAGCTAAGGCTCGAGAGCTCGAGAGGAGGCGAGGCGTTCGCGTGATAAACTTCGGCGTCGGTCAGCCCGACCTCGACACGCCCGAGCACATTAAGGATGAGGCGAAGAGAGCCCTCGACGCCGGCTTCACGGGCTACACCGACGCGGCCGGAATACGCGAGCTCAGAGAGGCCATCGCTGACTACCTGCGCGAGAGGACGGGCGCGGACGTGAGGCCCGACGAGGTGGTGGTGACGACTGGCGGCAAGACGGCCATATTCATGGCATTGGCAGCCGCGGCCAGGCCCGGGTCCGAGGTCGTGATCGTGGAGCCAGCCTACTACGCCTACCCCCAAGTCGTCAAGTTCCTCGGGGCTAGGCCCGTCTACGCGAGCATGAGGTGGTCGCCGGGGCGGGGGCACGAATTCGACGTGGACGAGATCGCGAGGCTGATCGGCGAGAGGACCAGCGCGGTCGTGCTAAACAGCCCCCACAACCCCACGGGCGCCGTGTTGGAGCAGAGAGCTATGGAGGAGATAGTCGAGGAGGCCTCGAGGGTCGGGGCGGCGGTGATCTCGGACGAGGTGTACGAGTGGTTCGTCTACGAGGGCTCGTTCGCCAGCGTGCTCGAGACCTCGGGGTGGAGAGACTCGGCGATCCTCGTCCAGTCCTTCAGCAAGACCTTCCGCATGACTGGCTGGAGGCTTGGCTACGTCGTCGCCAGAAGGGACGTGGCGGAGAAGCTCGTGAATCTGGCCGTGACCCTCTACACCTGCGCTCCCAGCTTCGTGCAGAAAGCGGGCGTGGCGGCGCTGAGAGGAGGGCTCGAGGAGGTCGAGGAGATGGTGAGGCTGTTCGACGAGAGGAGGAGGCTCGCGGTCGAGCTACTCCGAGGAGTCCCGGGGCTCGAGGTGCCGGAGCCTCGAGGGGCCTTCTACGTGTTCCCGAGGGCGGTCAGGCTCCTCGAGGCCTCGGGCCTCGACGAGAGGGCCTTCGCCGAGAGACTCCTGGAGGAGGAGGGGGTCCTCGTGACGCCGGGCACGGTCTTCCCAAAAGAGGCCGGGCGGGGCTTCGTCAGGCTGAGCTACGCGATGAAAAAAGACCTCATTGTCGAGGGGATCTCGAGGCTGAGAGCCTTCGCCGAGAGGATCCTGTCGGGGGCGAGGCGCTGCTAG
- a CDS encoding adenosine-specific kinase, translating into MSGLGVKLEAVDVPVPKGTNVIIGISHFIKTVEDIYEALITSSTNIRFGLAFNEASGDRLIRFDGNDEELVKLAIEAARRIGAGHVFVVYLRDAWPINVLNRLKEVHEVLTIVAATANPVQAIVAETTQGRALLGVVDGFTPLGVENEEKRRERVEFLRRIGYKRG; encoded by the coding sequence TTGTCGGGCCTCGGCGTCAAGCTCGAGGCCGTCGACGTGCCCGTGCCGAAGGGCACTAACGTGATAATAGGCATATCTCACTTCATCAAGACGGTCGAGGACATCTACGAGGCTCTCATCACGTCGAGCACCAACATAAGGTTCGGCTTGGCCTTCAACGAGGCCAGCGGAGACAGGCTGATCAGGTTCGACGGAAACGATGAGGAGCTCGTGAAGCTGGCCATCGAGGCGGCTCGGAGGATAGGAGCGGGCCACGTCTTCGTCGTCTACCTGAGAGACGCGTGGCCCATCAACGTCTTGAATAGGCTCAAGGAGGTGCACGAGGTACTCACGATAGTGGCAGCCACCGCCAACCCCGTCCAGGCCATAGTGGCTGAGACCACTCAGGGCAGAGCGCTGCTAGGCGTAGTCGACGGCTTCACTCCCCTCGGCGTGGAGAACGAGGAGAAGAGGAGAGAGAGGGTAGAATTCCTGAGGAGAATAGGCTACAAGAGGGGCTAG
- a CDS encoding archaellin/type IV pilin N-terminal domain-containing protein produces the protein MVKKERAVSPIIATLLLILVSVAAAAVLYVVVVGMVSGGKSSVVSGASQQSQTQILIESARLELKGSDTEAKVYVRNVGSASIPAGNWTVTLYHANWTFIATNLTQLNFELVPGNVTGLVLNFTNISVTPGTTYIIGVVSPSGSTDYLSVRAK, from the coding sequence ATGGTCAAGAAGGAGAGGGCGGTCTCGCCCATCATAGCGACGCTGTTGTTGATCCTCGTCAGCGTCGCGGCGGCCGCGGTGCTCTACGTCGTCGTGGTGGGCATGGTCTCGGGCGGCAAGTCGTCGGTAGTCTCGGGAGCCTCGCAACAGAGTCAGACTCAGATACTGATCGAGAGCGCGAGGCTAGAGCTGAAGGGCAGCGACACGGAAGCCAAGGTCTACGTGAGAAACGTCGGCTCAGCGAGCATCCCCGCCGGCAACTGGACCGTGACCTTGTATCACGCGAACTGGACGTTCATCGCGACCAACCTTACACAGCTGAACTTCGAGCTCGTCCCCGGCAACGTGACAGGGCTCGTCCTCAACTTTACGAACATCAGTGTGACGCCGGGCACGACTTATATAATAGGAGTGGTCTCACCGTCGGGCAGCACCGACTACTTAAGCGTCAGAGCGAAGTAA